TCTTTATTTAATCACACAACTATTTTATTTTCCCTTCACATACCCGTTTCCACCTAGCCATTTTCCCTATAGACAATCCCTCTCCAACCTCCTCCAAAAACCTCTCCCTAAAAAGAACATGAACATATCTAGGAAACAACCTTTTCCATGGATACCCTTCCAATATTGCCAAAGCGCCCTCCCAACCCTTTAAAGGCCCAGAAGGCCTTTCGATAGTCGGCTTTAAATTCACAAGGTCTTTATCAGCCCCTTCTTCTTGATAAGATTCCTTATTCTGGTCAGCAAATATTTCATTGAGGTCAAGTGTAAATATCCATTCACCAATTTCATCCCTATCGTTAGGAGGAATGCCATAAAGCGTTATACTGCCTCCCTCTGCACCTAACTTAAGTATAATTTCTGCCTTACTCTCCACATTAGATTCCATTTTTTACACCCCCATTTTTTCAGGGATGAATGGAAGCATTTCCATCTTATATCCCCAGACCATTCCATGCAGCGGATAAATGCCTTTATTAGAAATCTTATCGATATAAAATAGGTTTTTGCCTTCAATTAATTGCAAAATATTCCGAACTCTATTGTCGTACTTTGCCTTTAGCCCCGCTGGATAGTTCCCCCACGCCAATATAACGGTGTCCGCATCCTCTATTGCTCTATGAATATGGGAATCATTTTCCGGGCCAATGATGTCTATTTCCCCTGCTTTTGTTTTTAGCGTTTTAGCATCCGGTGTTCGATAAGCAAAAAGGTTCACAATGGTAATATAATCGAACCCTTTTCGATGACAGTAGTTAATGACCCTGTTTGCTGTTTGATCGCCATTTGTATGTGATGCCACACTCGGATTTTTCATGATAACCACAACTTTGTTTTTCGGTTGATCGCTTAAAGGGATGTTCAAAGCATATCGATAGTGATCGTCCCCCTCACTTTTGATTTTTTCCTTTAATACTAAAGATGGGTACTCCAATGGGAATTCCTTCAATGCTTTTCACTCCTTTAATTATTTTCATTTCTAAATTGCAGCCGGTTACTGTAAACATCTTTAAGGTATTTTTGAAAAAGATTTACCTCACGTTGGTCGTAACATTCTATATAATCGTATGCATGAGGATTCATTTCCTTTTCTACCTTGATGGTATATCCATGATCAACCTGACAAACATTCACATAAAACTGCGGAATAGTAGGTCCCACCTTCACCCAATTGTCCTCATTATCCAATGTCCCGATATTATAATACTCAACTCCATCAACAACTTTAGATTCACCAATGGATGGATTGTCTCTGGATGGCTTTGTAGAATACATGAAAAAAGTGAAGAAGGGCAGAAAAACTAAGATAAACATCATCCTTCAGGCACCTCCT
This genomic window from Bacillus marinisedimentorum contains:
- a CDS encoding DUF1643 domain-containing protein, whose amino-acid sequence is MKEFPLEYPSLVLKEKIKSEGDDHYRYALNIPLSDQPKNKVVVIMKNPSVASHTNGDQTANRVINYCHRKGFDYITIVNLFAYRTPDAKTLKTKAGEIDIIGPENDSHIHRAIEDADTVILAWGNYPAGLKAKYDNRVRNILQLIEGKNLFYIDKISNKGIYPLHGMVWGYKMEMLPFIPEKMGV